The Streptomyces europaeiscabiei genome window below encodes:
- a CDS encoding SDR family NAD(P)-dependent oxidoreductase, which translates to MATRTGITTPFTSRSTASDVIADIDLTGRRAVVTGAASGIGVETARALADAGAEVTLAVRDTEAGHRTAEAIRATTGNEGVRVATLDLTDPASVRGFTAAWQGPLHILVNNAGVMAAPESRTPQGWELQFATNHLGHFALTTGLHGALAGAGGARVVSVSSSGHLFSPVVFDDLHFTERPYDPWLAYGQSKTANVLFAVEAGRRWADDGITANALMPGGIRTNLGRYMDEAQMGLFMTHLQALLGEGTPLPEMSFKSVEQGAATSVLLAASPLLDGISGRYFEDCDEAPPHQPGTNTGVAPHALDPEAAERLWQVSEQLLG; encoded by the coding sequence ATGGCCACGAGGACAGGCATCACCACTCCGTTCACCAGCCGGTCCACGGCTTCCGACGTCATCGCGGACATCGACCTCACGGGCCGCCGCGCCGTCGTCACCGGGGCCGCGTCCGGCATCGGTGTGGAGACCGCCCGGGCGCTCGCCGACGCCGGCGCGGAGGTCACGCTCGCCGTACGGGACACCGAGGCCGGCCACCGCACCGCCGAGGCCATCCGGGCCACCACCGGTAACGAAGGCGTACGGGTCGCCACGCTGGACCTGACCGATCCGGCATCCGTCCGCGGGTTCACGGCCGCGTGGCAGGGTCCGCTGCACATCCTGGTCAACAACGCGGGGGTCATGGCTGCCCCGGAGAGCCGCACACCCCAGGGCTGGGAGCTGCAGTTCGCCACCAACCACCTGGGGCACTTCGCCCTGACCACCGGACTGCACGGCGCACTCGCCGGGGCCGGCGGCGCCCGCGTGGTGTCCGTGAGTTCCAGCGGGCACCTGTTCTCGCCCGTCGTCTTCGACGACCTCCACTTCACCGAGCGGCCCTACGACCCGTGGCTGGCGTACGGGCAGTCCAAGACGGCCAACGTGCTGTTCGCGGTCGAGGCCGGCCGGCGATGGGCCGACGACGGGATCACGGCCAACGCGCTGATGCCCGGCGGAATCCGGACCAACCTGGGGCGCTACATGGACGAAGCGCAGATGGGCCTGTTCATGACCCACCTGCAAGCCCTCCTCGGTGAAGGAACGCCCCTGCCCGAGATGTCTTTCAAATCGGTCGAACAGGGCGCCGCGACCTCCGTCCTGCTGGCCGCCTCACCCTTGCTCGACGGCATCAGCGGCCGGTACTTCGAGGACTGCGACGAGGCCCCACCGCACCAGCCGGGCACCAACACCGGGGTCGCGCCGCACGCCCTGGACCCGGAGGCGGCCGAGCGACTCTGGCAGGTCTCCGAGCAGCTCCTGGGCTGA
- a CDS encoding TetR/AcrR family transcriptional regulator: MTSTTRGLRADARRNRERLLEVAGRAFSEVGTDASLEAIAKDAGVGIGTLYRHFPTREALIEAAYRNELARVCDSATELLAQLPPDQAMRQWMDLFIDYLAVKQGMADALKAVIASGDEDPFAESLERISTAISTLLHAGAEVGVLRSDVDPLDVGFSLGGVLLITSDKGLRDRAGRMLDLLLDGLRYRSG; the protein is encoded by the coding sequence GTGACCAGCACCACACGTGGACTGCGTGCCGACGCGAGACGCAACCGGGAACGCCTGCTCGAAGTCGCGGGGCGCGCGTTCTCCGAGGTCGGCACGGACGCGTCCCTCGAGGCCATCGCCAAGGACGCCGGCGTGGGCATCGGAACGCTCTACCGGCACTTCCCCACCCGCGAGGCCCTGATCGAGGCCGCCTACCGCAACGAACTCGCCCGGGTCTGCGACAGCGCCACGGAACTGCTCGCACAGCTCCCTCCCGACCAGGCCATGCGGCAGTGGATGGACCTGTTCATCGACTACCTGGCGGTCAAGCAGGGCATGGCGGACGCGCTGAAGGCCGTCATCGCCTCCGGCGACGAGGATCCGTTCGCCGAAAGTCTGGAACGGATCAGCACCGCCATCAGCACCCTGCTGCACGCCGGGGCCGAAGTGGGGGTTCTGCGCTCGGACGTGGACCCCCTGGACGTCGGCTTCAGCCTCGGCGGTGTTCTGCTGATCACCAGCGACAAAGGGCTGCGCGACCGCGCGGGCCGCATGCTCGACCTCCTGCTCGACGGGCTCCGCTACCGCTCCGGCTGA
- a CDS encoding class III extradiol dioxygenase subunit beta, whose amino-acid sequence MDHGKIEDPYWKPLFDGYAPAREWMARHTPDIAVIVYNDHANAVDMSVTPTFALGTAESYRVADEGWGSRPVPAVTGAPEFSDHLVNSLIDASFDLTVYQELDVDHGLTVPLSVYCPDPGERWPCAVVPLLVNVIQYPQPTAARCLALGRALGEAIRSYPEDLKVAVFGTGGMSHQLAGARAGLINQDFDRMFLDAIEHDPAKLAALTREEYIREAGSEGIELIMWLIMRGALGPRIRRVHETYHVPASNTAAGMVLFENLSR is encoded by the coding sequence ATGGACCATGGGAAGATCGAGGACCCCTACTGGAAGCCGCTGTTCGACGGATACGCGCCGGCCCGGGAGTGGATGGCCCGGCACACTCCCGACATCGCGGTCATCGTCTACAACGACCACGCCAACGCCGTGGACATGAGCGTCACGCCGACCTTCGCGCTCGGAACGGCGGAGTCGTACCGGGTGGCGGACGAGGGATGGGGCAGCCGCCCGGTTCCCGCGGTCACAGGCGCTCCCGAGTTCTCCGACCACCTCGTCAACAGCCTGATCGACGCCTCCTTCGACCTCACCGTCTATCAGGAACTCGACGTCGACCACGGCCTGACCGTTCCCCTGTCGGTGTACTGCCCCGATCCCGGCGAACGCTGGCCCTGCGCGGTGGTGCCCCTCCTGGTGAACGTCATCCAGTACCCGCAGCCGACCGCCGCACGGTGCCTGGCCCTCGGCCGCGCGCTCGGCGAGGCGATCCGGTCCTACCCCGAGGACCTCAAGGTCGCCGTCTTCGGTACGGGCGGCATGTCCCACCAGCTCGCGGGCGCCCGCGCGGGACTGATAAACCAGGACTTCGACCGCATGTTCCTGGACGCCATCGAGCACGACCCTGCGAAGCTGGCCGCGCTGACGCGCGAGGAGTACATCCGCGAAGCCGGCTCCGAGGGCATCGAACTCATCATGTGGCTGATCATGCGCGGTGCGTTGGGGCCACGGATCCGACGTGTGCACGAGACCTACCACGTACCCGCGTCCAACACGGCGGCCGGCATGGTGTTGTTCGAGAACCTGAGCCGGTGA
- the ligA gene encoding protocatechuate 4,5-dioxygenase subunit alpha: MNGMTPQVPGTYVFDAAESRRARALNRLCGSLKEAENREKFKADEAAYCETYGLTVQQRDAVLRRDWNRMMELGGSIFYVFKLAMVDQRSMQYLGGVFTGMTTEEFAQALKAGGRSFG, translated from the coding sequence ATGAACGGCATGACACCCCAGGTCCCGGGAACCTACGTCTTCGACGCCGCGGAAAGCCGACGCGCCCGAGCCCTCAACCGGCTCTGCGGTTCCCTCAAGGAGGCCGAGAACCGGGAGAAGTTCAAAGCCGACGAAGCGGCGTACTGCGAGACGTACGGACTCACGGTCCAGCAGCGGGACGCCGTCCTGCGACGGGACTGGAACCGGATGATGGAGCTGGGCGGCTCCATCTTCTACGTCTTCAAGCTCGCCATGGTCGACCAGAGATCCATGCAGTACCTCGGCGGGGTGTTCACCGGCATGACCACCGAGGAGTTCGCGCAGGCACTGAAAGCGGGAGGGCGGAGCTTTGGCTGA
- a CDS encoding SDR family NAD(P)-dependent oxidoreductase, translated as MTVGPDGRSPRVAVVTGAAGGLGLAVARRLAEDGFTVAALDIAEMDDTDPTPGVRAWRCDVTDPAATRQAVTEIAETYGGGRIDVLVNNAGLLSGRAPLLETTPEELHRFFAVNAVGPLLMVQACVPWLSASPYRGRVINVASRTFFTGAPGQIAYVASKGALVGMTRVMARELGEHRITVNAVAPAQVATPGTRAHSDDEVFAATMRRQAIEEFVTPEHFAGLVSYLASPDAVMVTGQTLVCDGGGLLH; from the coding sequence GTGACCGTCGGCCCTGACGGTCGGAGCCCACGGGTCGCGGTGGTCACAGGTGCCGCCGGTGGCCTGGGGCTCGCCGTCGCCCGCAGACTGGCCGAGGACGGATTCACGGTCGCCGCCCTGGACATCGCCGAGATGGACGACACGGACCCGACTCCGGGTGTCCGGGCCTGGCGTTGCGACGTCACAGATCCGGCCGCGACCCGCCAGGCCGTGACGGAGATCGCCGAGACGTACGGCGGTGGCCGGATCGATGTACTCGTCAACAACGCGGGACTGCTCTCCGGCCGGGCACCACTGCTGGAGACGACCCCGGAGGAACTGCACCGGTTCTTCGCCGTCAACGCCGTCGGCCCGCTGCTCATGGTGCAGGCCTGTGTGCCCTGGCTGAGCGCAAGCCCGTACCGAGGGCGGGTGATCAATGTCGCGTCCCGCACCTTCTTCACGGGAGCGCCAGGCCAGATCGCCTACGTGGCCAGCAAGGGCGCACTCGTCGGCATGACGCGGGTCATGGCCCGCGAGCTGGGCGAGCACCGGATCACCGTCAACGCGGTGGCACCCGCGCAGGTGGCCACTCCGGGCACCCGGGCGCACTCCGACGACGAGGTGTTCGCCGCGACCATGCGCCGACAGGCGATCGAGGAGTTCGTCACCCCGGAGCACTTCGCCGGCCTCGTCTCCTATCTCGCGTCCCCCGACGCGGTCATGGTCACCGGCCAGACACTCGTCTGCGACGGCGGCGGGCTCCTGCACTGA
- a CDS encoding muconolactone Delta-isomerase family protein: MEFLVRTENTLPPNTPDDVRETLRKGERERAMQLRESGILKRLWRVPGRNATIGLYEAADPAELHDALVSLPMWKWMDITVEALATHPQEKAP; the protein is encoded by the coding sequence ATGGAATTCCTCGTCCGTACCGAGAACACGCTGCCCCCCAACACGCCCGACGACGTACGCGAGACCCTGCGCAAGGGCGAGCGCGAACGGGCCATGCAGCTCAGGGAGTCGGGAATCCTCAAGCGGCTGTGGCGGGTTCCGGGCCGCAACGCGACCATCGGCCTGTACGAAGCAGCCGATCCGGCGGAACTGCACGACGCTCTGGTCTCCCTGCCCATGTGGAAATGGATGGACATCACCGTCGAGGCGCTCGCCACCCATCCGCAGGAGAAGGCGCCGTGA
- a CDS encoding alpha/beta fold hydrolase codes for MSGRHVFVLLHGAWHGGWVWQHVTPLLRAAGHEVHSPTLTGVSDRAHLLSPQVGLSTHIQDVVALIEAHDARDVVLVGHSYAGQVVTGVADRIPERLARRVHLDAFVGDDKDAAIDLLPERIAGHYRESVAGPGFGWLIPVRSLSVLGVEEQSDLDWLGPRLTPHPWLTYTEPLRLTGKADHVPGAFIECTDWMRVFTPHAERAAARGWPVHEIATGHEAMVTAPGRLAELLLEIAAA; via the coding sequence ATGAGCGGCCGCCACGTCTTCGTACTGCTCCACGGAGCCTGGCACGGCGGATGGGTATGGCAACACGTCACACCGCTGCTGCGTGCGGCCGGGCACGAAGTGCACTCCCCCACGCTGACCGGGGTGAGCGACCGCGCCCATCTGCTCAGCCCGCAGGTCGGGCTCAGCACCCACATCCAGGACGTCGTGGCGCTGATCGAGGCCCACGACGCCCGGGACGTGGTCCTCGTCGGGCACAGCTACGCCGGCCAGGTCGTCACCGGCGTCGCGGACCGGATCCCCGAGCGGCTGGCCCGGCGCGTGCACCTCGACGCCTTCGTCGGCGACGACAAGGACGCGGCGATCGACCTCCTTCCCGAACGCATCGCCGGGCACTACCGGGAGTCCGTGGCCGGCCCCGGCTTCGGCTGGCTCATCCCGGTGCGCTCGCTGAGTGTGCTGGGTGTCGAGGAACAGTCGGACCTGGACTGGCTCGGCCCCCGGCTGACCCCACACCCCTGGCTGACCTACACCGAACCCCTCCGTCTCACCGGGAAGGCCGACCACGTACCCGGCGCCTTCATCGAGTGCACCGACTGGATGCGGGTGTTCACCCCGCACGCCGAGCGTGCCGCCGCCCGTGGCTGGCCGGTCCACGAGATCGCCACCGGCCACGAGGCCATGGTCACCGCCCCGGGCCGACTGGCCGAACTGCTGCTGGAGATCGCGGCAGCCTGA
- a CDS encoding aromatic ring-hydroxylating dioxygenase subunit alpha: MTLTQHVRNGWYLGAWSDEIGRTLKQRWITDIPVCFYRLPDRTVTAVEDRCPHRKYPLSLGHLDDDGTLQCDYHGYRFDGQGVCVGVAEQADRPKAALRRFPLVERDGALWIWPGDPELADESLLPDTSWLTDPSWTHVHGVVPLKARHMLLLENLLDLTHETFLHPTSIGNAAVAATPIDVTVDGDRVGFSRRMIGIEAPPFYEKSCGLTSPVDRWQDGDFYPPGIFVLNIRVAATGTEEPDGFHMKVLYGMTPGRGNETHDFYALGRDYLIDDQELTKFQHEQQLAVMQEDVDALEAQEIMYATDPGGTAESSIKSDLAALRGRRAVAKMLAREQRAQQGARIPHSRASV; this comes from the coding sequence ATGACATTGACACAGCATGTGCGCAACGGCTGGTACCTGGGAGCCTGGTCCGACGAGATCGGCCGAACCCTCAAACAGCGCTGGATCACCGACATCCCGGTCTGCTTCTACCGGCTGCCCGACCGGACCGTCACGGCCGTCGAGGACCGCTGCCCCCACCGCAAGTACCCGCTGTCGCTGGGCCACCTCGACGACGACGGAACCCTCCAGTGCGACTACCACGGCTACCGCTTCGACGGCCAGGGCGTGTGCGTCGGGGTCGCCGAGCAGGCCGACCGACCCAAGGCGGCACTGCGCCGGTTTCCCCTGGTCGAGCGGGACGGTGCCCTATGGATCTGGCCCGGGGACCCCGAACTGGCCGACGAGAGCCTGCTGCCCGACACCTCGTGGCTGACCGACCCGAGCTGGACCCATGTGCACGGCGTCGTCCCGCTGAAGGCACGGCACATGCTGCTCCTGGAGAACCTGCTCGACCTCACCCATGAGACGTTCCTGCATCCGACGAGCATCGGCAACGCCGCCGTTGCCGCGACCCCGATCGACGTGACCGTGGACGGCGACCGGGTCGGCTTCAGCCGACGCATGATCGGCATCGAGGCCCCTCCGTTCTACGAGAAGTCCTGCGGGCTGACCTCTCCTGTGGACCGTTGGCAGGACGGCGACTTCTACCCGCCGGGCATCTTCGTCCTCAACATCCGCGTCGCGGCCACCGGCACCGAGGAGCCTGACGGCTTCCACATGAAGGTGCTCTACGGGATGACACCGGGGCGCGGCAACGAGACGCACGACTTCTACGCACTGGGCCGCGACTACCTCATCGACGACCAGGAGCTCACGAAGTTCCAGCACGAGCAGCAACTCGCCGTGATGCAGGAGGACGTCGACGCCCTGGAGGCGCAGGAGATCATGTACGCCACCGATCCGGGCGGCACCGCCGAGTCCAGCATCAAGTCCGACCTCGCCGCCCTCCGCGGACGCCGTGCGGTGGCGAAGATGCTCGCCCGCGAACAGCGCGCACAGCAAGGCGCCCGCATCCCTCACAGCAGGGCGTCCGTATGA
- a CDS encoding PDR/VanB family oxidoreductase: MTSPSATAPDTHPLGSAAAGTPSGTRRGTEFEGTVTVLARQAVADDVVSLELAASSGEPLPVWQPGAHIDVVLPTGATRQYSLCGPVGDTAHWRVAVLREPGGRGGSQWIHDHVEEGGELRVRGPRNNFPLRPAARYLFVGGGIGITPLLPMIAEADAAGAEWSLLYGGRTRSSMAFLPELEGHGARVAVRPQDEHGLLDLAGFLGDPDPSTLVYCCGPAGLIDAVEAHCADWPTGALNIERFAAAAVRQPADDTAEQSIEVELRASGTTVTVPPGLSVLKAVEQAGVPVLSSCEEGICGSCETSVLEGEVDHRDSLLTEDERAANDTMLICVSRALGGRLVLDL; the protein is encoded by the coding sequence GTGACGAGCCCATCAGCCACCGCCCCGGACACGCACCCTCTCGGTTCCGCCGCGGCCGGAACGCCGTCCGGGACCCGGCGCGGCACCGAGTTCGAAGGCACCGTCACGGTGCTGGCCCGGCAGGCGGTGGCGGACGACGTCGTGTCGCTGGAGCTCGCGGCGAGTTCGGGCGAACCGCTGCCGGTCTGGCAGCCGGGCGCGCACATCGACGTCGTCCTGCCCACGGGCGCCACCCGGCAGTACTCGCTGTGCGGCCCGGTGGGAGACACGGCTCATTGGCGTGTCGCGGTGCTCCGGGAGCCCGGCGGGCGCGGCGGATCGCAGTGGATCCACGACCACGTCGAGGAGGGCGGCGAACTTCGGGTGCGCGGCCCGCGCAACAACTTCCCGCTGCGGCCCGCCGCCCGATACCTGTTCGTCGGCGGCGGTATCGGCATCACCCCCTTGCTCCCGATGATCGCCGAGGCCGACGCCGCCGGGGCCGAGTGGTCCCTGCTCTACGGTGGCCGCACACGCTCCTCCATGGCGTTCCTGCCCGAACTGGAGGGCCACGGCGCGCGCGTGGCAGTGCGGCCGCAGGACGAGCACGGACTGCTCGACCTCGCCGGCTTCCTCGGCGATCCCGACCCGTCCACCCTGGTGTACTGCTGCGGCCCCGCAGGGCTCATCGACGCGGTCGAAGCGCACTGCGCCGACTGGCCGACCGGTGCGCTGAACATCGAGCGGTTCGCCGCGGCGGCCGTCCGACAGCCCGCCGACGACACGGCCGAGCAGTCGATCGAGGTGGAACTGCGGGCGTCCGGGACCACAGTGACCGTGCCGCCCGGCCTGTCGGTCCTCAAGGCCGTGGAGCAGGCGGGCGTTCCTGTCCTGTCCTCGTGCGAGGAAGGCATCTGCGGCTCGTGCGAGACCTCCGTCCTGGAGGGCGAGGTCGACCACCGCGACTCACTGCTCACCGAGGACGAGCGCGCCGCGAACGACACGATGCTGATCTGCGTCTCCCGGGCGCTCGGCGGACGCCTCGTCCTGGATCTCTGA
- a CDS encoding PIG-L deacetylase family protein, with amino-acid sequence MSHDTSTTSEGALLVISAHAGDFVWRAGGAIALAAERGQRVKVLCLSFGERGESARAWRDGLRLDEIKALRRTEATNAAAALGAEIEFLDAGDYPLLETQELVNRVVHVYREVDPAVVLTHTLTDPYNGDHPAAARMALQARVLAQAVGYDAPGEPLGAPSVFFFEPHQPEQCGFKPDVLLDITPVFDKKRKAMECLAAQQHMWDYYTDLAKRRGVQLKRNAGPNLGLAHVTMGEAYVRLYPQTTDVLA; translated from the coding sequence ATGAGCCACGACACCTCCACCACGTCCGAAGGCGCGTTGCTGGTGATCAGCGCGCACGCGGGCGACTTCGTCTGGCGGGCCGGCGGCGCCATCGCCTTGGCCGCCGAACGCGGTCAGCGCGTGAAGGTGCTGTGCCTGAGCTTCGGCGAGCGCGGCGAGTCCGCCCGTGCCTGGCGGGACGGCCTGCGCCTGGACGAGATCAAGGCGCTCCGCCGCACCGAGGCCACGAACGCCGCGGCCGCGCTGGGTGCGGAGATCGAGTTCCTGGACGCCGGGGACTACCCGCTGCTGGAGACCCAGGAATTGGTGAACCGCGTCGTGCACGTGTACCGGGAGGTGGATCCCGCGGTCGTCCTCACCCACACCCTCACGGACCCCTACAACGGCGACCATCCGGCCGCCGCCCGCATGGCGCTCCAGGCACGCGTGCTCGCCCAGGCGGTCGGTTACGACGCGCCCGGTGAACCGCTCGGTGCTCCCTCGGTGTTCTTCTTCGAGCCGCACCAGCCGGAGCAGTGCGGCTTCAAGCCGGACGTCCTGCTGGACATCACCCCCGTCTTCGACAAGAAGCGCAAGGCCATGGAGTGCCTGGCCGCACAGCAGCACATGTGGGACTACTACACCGACCTCGCCAAGCGGCGCGGCGTTCAGCTGAAGCGCAACGCCGGACCCAACCTCGGCCTCGCACACGTAACCATGGGAGAGGCGTACGTGCGGCTCTACCCGCAGACGACGGATGTCCTGGCATGA
- a CDS encoding AMP-binding protein: MDVSIGTIWEAVCHALPHAVAITEPGREITYREFDERASRLATAMEEAGVGEGDTVACYLYNGATYLETVFAAFKLGAVPVNANYRYTDEELSELLTDADAAVVVFSGALAARVTHAADHVSTLKLLVRDGAEPADGPAGPVAPELEELLAAHEPREPRPRPGSDRLFMYTGGTTGKPKGVVWRQSDLLHSLVVPIFQPLGVTELPTTLDEAVAIAVEAHREGSAPTTMPVVPLMHATGLFNTMGALMVGGRAVTARQGGLDPEHVWRTVAEQRVATVIVAGNAVCRPLVDELVRAEQAGTPHALRSVRRVLSSGTALSDVLKRRLHERAEITVIDAIASSEGGPFAFAITSSLRDLPARFFPVPATRVIGDNDRFVEPGSDDIGRLAYCGPMPLGYYKDTEKSATTFRTIDGVRYAIPGDLARLEADGAIRFLGRGSGVINTGGEKVHPQEVENALLSHPGVTDCVVVGVPDETWGERVAAVVAVRADTTVTGEELRDWARQSLAGYKVPRSVVLTDVLPRTPTGKLEVAWAKKTVQESDAGDRV; the protein is encoded by the coding sequence GTGGACGTGTCCATCGGCACGATCTGGGAGGCGGTGTGCCATGCGCTGCCCCATGCCGTCGCCATCACGGAGCCCGGGCGCGAGATCACCTACCGTGAGTTCGACGAGCGGGCGTCACGGCTGGCCACCGCGATGGAAGAGGCCGGGGTCGGCGAGGGCGACACCGTGGCCTGCTACCTGTACAACGGCGCCACCTACCTGGAGACGGTCTTCGCCGCCTTCAAGCTCGGTGCTGTACCGGTGAACGCCAACTACCGCTACACCGACGAGGAGCTCTCCGAACTCCTGACCGACGCCGACGCGGCAGTGGTCGTCTTCAGCGGCGCCCTGGCCGCCCGGGTCACGCATGCCGCCGACCATGTGAGCACGCTGAAGCTGCTCGTGAGGGACGGCGCCGAGCCTGCCGACGGCCCGGCCGGGCCTGTCGCACCCGAGCTGGAAGAACTGCTGGCGGCGCATGAACCGCGTGAGCCGCGGCCACGCCCCGGATCCGACCGGCTCTTCATGTACACCGGCGGGACCACCGGCAAGCCGAAGGGTGTGGTGTGGCGACAGAGCGATCTGCTGCACTCCCTGGTGGTCCCGATCTTCCAGCCGCTCGGTGTCACCGAGCTGCCGACGACGCTCGACGAGGCCGTGGCCATCGCGGTCGAGGCGCACCGCGAAGGCAGCGCGCCGACCACGATGCCCGTTGTGCCGCTGATGCACGCCACCGGACTGTTCAACACCATGGGCGCTTTGATGGTGGGTGGCAGGGCGGTCACCGCGCGGCAGGGCGGGCTCGACCCGGAGCACGTCTGGCGCACGGTCGCCGAGCAGCGGGTCGCGACGGTCATCGTCGCGGGCAATGCCGTGTGCCGACCGCTCGTCGACGAGCTCGTGCGGGCGGAGCAGGCGGGGACGCCGCACGCTCTGCGCTCTGTGCGCAGGGTCCTCAGCTCCGGCACGGCTCTCAGCGACGTACTCAAGCGGCGACTGCACGAGCGAGCCGAGATCACGGTCATCGATGCCATCGCGTCGAGCGAAGGGGGGCCTTTCGCCTTCGCGATCACCTCCTCCCTCAGAGACCTGCCCGCCCGATTCTTCCCCGTGCCCGCGACGAGGGTGATCGGCGACAACGACCGGTTCGTCGAACCCGGCAGTGACGACATCGGGAGGCTCGCCTATTGCGGGCCCATGCCGCTCGGTTACTACAAGGACACCGAGAAGAGCGCGACGACGTTCCGCACCATCGACGGAGTCCGGTACGCCATCCCCGGTGACCTCGCCCGTCTTGAGGCCGACGGCGCGATCCGGTTCCTCGGACGCGGCTCGGGCGTGATCAACACGGGTGGCGAGAAGGTGCACCCGCAGGAAGTGGAGAACGCCCTGCTCTCCCACCCCGGTGTGACCGACTGTGTCGTCGTCGGCGTCCCTGACGAGACCTGGGGCGAGCGGGTCGCAGCCGTCGTGGCGGTCCGGGCGGACACGACCGTCACCGGGGAGGAGCTGCGCGACTGGGCCCGGCAGAGCCTCGCCGGCTACAAGGTGCCGCGCTCCGTGGTCCTGACGGACGTCCTGCCCCGAACCCCCACCGGCAAGCTCGAAGTCGCCTGGGCCAAGAAGACCGTCCAGGAGTCCGACGCGGGCGACAGGGTGTGA